One window of the Triticum dicoccoides isolate Atlit2015 ecotype Zavitan chromosome 3B, WEW_v2.0, whole genome shotgun sequence genome contains the following:
- the LOC119280269 gene encoding uncharacterized protein LOC119280269, which translates to MPTKSEISLSPPPPHPLHQDRTNHPDGRRRAAARHGAPVALALALLALALTPLTAAEIWWMAIRTDPRTIIPLDEFGFSNQSVLELNDMCDPTPEPDKLDEDVVESDLDLDEDGIVHPDHDDAPQKVGLPNVGKSTFFNIVTKVGSRAGDSRLVVKKRKAEKDPNKPKRPRVPSSSSCESKSWFLVLFMLLLWNNFRKEYKEKHPDVKQVSMIAKAGGEEWKSMSDALENEKHGALLLLTSSTVSGAVVLLEATGVTPAVYSGDHKLFVNSIWLLCDGLGLFYGHVDILSDLKLLICGLVSYYGLIFFVLTLSLVRGKL; encoded by the exons ATGCCCACCAAATCTGAAATCTCACTGTCTCCGCCCCCTCCCCATCCCCTCCACCAAGATCGCACCAACCACCCCGatggccgccgccgcgccgccgcacgccaCGGCGCTcctgtcgccctcgccctcgccctgctCGCGCTCGCGCTCACGCCCCTGACGGCGGCCGAGATTTGGTGGATGGCGATCCGGACTGACCCGCGCACTATCATCCCGCTCGACGAGTTCGGCTTCTCCAACCAGAGCGTGTTGGAGCTCAAC GACATGTGcgaccccacccccgagcccgacaAGCTCGACGAGGACGTCGTCGAGTCCGACCTCGACCTGGACGAGGACGGCATCGTCCACCCCGACCACGACGACGCGCCTCAGAAG GTCGGGTTACCCAATGTTGGCAAATCAACTTTCTTTAACATAGTAACAAAGGTGGGCTCCCGTGCCGGCGACTCCAG GCTCGTGGTGAAGAAGAGAAAGGCCGAGAAGGACCCCAACAAGCCCAAGCGCCCCCGAGTGCCTTCTTCATCTTCATGTGAGTCCAAGTCTTGGTTCCTGGTTCTATTCATGTTGCTTCTGTG GAACAACTTCAGGAAGGAGTACAAGGAGAAGCACCCTGACGTAAAGCAGGTCTCCATG ATTGCCAAGGCCGGTGGTGAGGAGTGGAAGTCCATGAGTGATGCT ctaGAGAACGaaaagcatg GTGCTCTACTCTTGCTCACATCTAGCACCGTCTCAGGCGCGGTGGTGCTTCTTGAGGCGACCGGCGTGACGCCGGCTGTGTACAGCGGCGACCACAAGCTCTTCG TTAATAGTATTTGGCTTCTTTGTGATGGTCTGGGACTATTTTACGGTCATGTGGATATACTTTCTGATTTAAAGTTACTAATCTGTGGTCTGGTGTCATATTATGGTCTAATATTTTTTGTTTTGACTCTTTCTCTCGTGCGAGGAAAGTTGTGA